Proteins encoded by one window of Anopheles maculipalpis chromosome 2RL, idAnoMacuDA_375_x, whole genome shotgun sequence:
- the LOC126556773 gene encoding mitogen-activated protein kinase kinase kinase 11-like yields MLIRSGIESSSQRDQREDWATMSPLWTARYDYQAQGDDELSLRVGQIVYVLSTDSSISGDEGWWTGKIGDRVGIFPSNFVTNEDPAVLKVQPVEIQFHELELKEVIGVGGFSKVHRAYLNGEEVAVKASRQEEEFEVARQNVLQEAKLFWSLKHPNIVSLKGVCLDPKNLCLVMEFARGGSLNKILAGRKIPPNVLVDWAIQIARGMKYLHCEAPISVIHRDLKSSNVLISESNQNGHLHNKTLKITDFGLAREAYRTTRMSAAGTFAWMPPEVIKSGTYSKASDVWSYGVLLWELLTGETPYKGFDSLSVAYGVAVNTLALPIPKTCPESWGKLMKSCWEIDPHRRPSFKEIEKDLDIIARSGFAQTPHESFHTMQDGWKKEIAEVLQELRKKEKELRSKEEELTRVQQQQRCKEETLAKREQELHAREIDLLGRELKILINQNTPTPKKRKGKFSKSRIKLIKKAPGQISLPSDFRHTITIQHTAIRDENRQRLDTPPGSPATRFRTIVFPGDGIKGKTWGPSTLHQRERSHLPTMRPTARPQQFSKSAPNLDKGRATALSASSSRHEILDYDSEDAWYATTANLGAGPGADMSTLSVTPLCSSLNRFGSLPSTVPMPTLYASEGQRKPKPSIIEMVLYNMASMLASVASGYDVRVSNVTPVHPKLHPGPLQQYESYSQPASPYHYQLQAAHDPHSLHLEGMHRLESMPPLTTAPTLDSAMGQEVYEEELAQAQEDRLYAQNSGTPFHEPVRQQTRKMTAQSTSPRQDERALKYTDSPQHYLPSTMSTTSGLGSNYTPSGPSSSFSVGAGTQPPTPSPRRKSSATSFMDYGDLPEERESRAGLYIPGEYDGYTQHNPIFNMTNRGATSSYLGSHYFPYRPAINFAFERETKSYGGEPVYEDHHYDSASYHDYAYEGSTGTAGAGSLRSTGTRVPTMGISATGHRRTHSNVSSTMLSSNVNQGFHMEGDEMSARLLDEATYKFGDMYLASGGGTDTPTPGRLPLASTSKMHEPPAAFQATSRMHQYENIPNFFRRQTSLQAHYPSASSHGGHLSGEFMSGIEQEERPYTVLGLDHGDGGGSLATSFIRPQTKLRSSMKKYTHSHPTHQSQAGSASSQTKYGGTGAGYVAHGGTASTTNQTPPDSLTSDDSSYLSAKDNSSSISSQSRVRFTPEIVLDVDSPLQSPTGFVGGGGSAAGSSSGHGTKDRRSSSSGSTMLTATPGSGASSTSISGRRSNACDTSQS; encoded by the exons ATGTTGATACGGTCGGGGATTGAGTCGAGCAGCCAGCGGGACCAGCGGGAGGACTGGGCAACCATGTCGCCCCTGTGGACGGCCCGTTACGACTATCAGGCGCAGGGCGACGACGAGCTGTCGCTCCGAGTGGGCCAAATCGTGTACGTGCTGTCCACCGACAGCAGTATCTCGGGCGACGAGGGTTGGTGGACGGGCAAGATCGGGGACCGTGTGGGTATCTTTCCCTCGAACTTCGTCACAAACGAAGATCCGGCTGTGCTTAAGGTGCAACCGGTCGAAATACAGTTTCACGAGCTCGAGCTGAAGGAGGTGATCGGTGTAGGGGGATTTAGCAAGGTTCATCGTGCCTATCTGAACGGGGAGGAAGTTGCGGTGAAAGCGTCACGCCAGGAGGAAGAATTCGAGGTAGCACGACAGAATGTGCTGCAGGAGGCGAAACTGTTCTGGTCCCTAAAGCACCCGAACATAGTGTCACTGAAGGGTGTTTGTTTGGATCCGAAAAACCTTTGCCTGGTGATGGAGTTTGCACGGGGTGGCTCGCTGAACAAGATACTGGCCGGGAGAAAAATTCCGCCGAACGTGCTAGTGGACTGGGCGATACAGATCGCGCGCGGTATGAAGTATTTGCACTGTGAAGCACCAATCTCCGTCATTCATAGGGATTTGAAAAGCTCCAATG TGCTAATTAGTGAATCGAATCAAAATGGTCATctgcacaacaaaacactcaAAATAACCGATTTCGGGCTGGCAAGGGAAGCGTACCGTACGACGCGAATGTCTGCCGCCGGCACATTCGCCTGGATGCCACCGGAAGTGATCAAATCGGGCACATATTCCAA AGCGTCCGATGTATGGAGCTACGGTGTGCTGCTGTGGGAATTGCTCACCGGAGAAACGCCTTACAAAGGCTTCGATTCACTGTCCGTCGCGTACGGTGTGGCGGTGAATACACTCGCCTTACCAATTCCAAAAACCTGCCCAGAATCATGGGGAAAGCTGATGAAAT CCTGCTGGGAAATCGATCCGCATCGGAGGCCTTCGTTTAAGGAGATTGAAAAGGATCTTGACATTATCGCAAGGTCCGGTTTTGCTCAAACGCCTCACGAATCATTCCATACGATGCAAGACGGCTGGAAGAAGGAAATCGCGGAAGTGTTACAAGAGTTGCgtaaaaaggaaaag GAACTACGCAGCAAAGAGGAAGAACTGACGCgtgtccagcagcagcagcgctgTAAGGAAGAAACTTTAGCCAAACGCGAACAGGAGTTGCACGCCCGCGAGATCGACCTGTTGGGCCGTGAGCTAAAAATTCTTATCAATCAAAATACTCCGACACCGAAGAAGCGCAAGGGGAAATTTAGCAAAAGTAGAATCAAG CTGATTAAAAAAGCACCGGGACAAATTTCGTTGCCATCGGATTTTCGTCACACCATCACGATACAGCATACGGCCATACGTGATGAAAACCGTCAGCGTTTAGACACTCCACCCGGGTCACCGGCGACTCGCTTCCGGACGATTGTGT TTCCGGGCGACGGTATCAAGGGTAAGACCTGGGGCCCATCGACGCTGCACCAGCGAGAGCGAAGCCACTTGCCGACGATGCGACCGACCGCCCGACCGCAACAGTTCAGCAAGAGCGCCCCAAATCTGGACAAGGGCCGGGCGACGGCACTGTCCGCCAGCTCGTCACGGCACGAAATCCTAG ATTACGATTCCGAGGATGCGTGGTACGCTACGACGGCAAACCTGGGTGCCGGGCCCGGTGCGGATATGTCCACGCTGAGTGTAACACCTCTCTGCTCTAGTCTTAATCGATTCGGTTCCCTACCGAGCACCGTACCGATGCCAACGTTATACGCTTCCGAAGGTCAACGAAAGCCTAAACCATCGATCATCGAGATGGTACTGTACAACATGGCGTCGATGTTGGCCAGTGTTGCGTCCGGGTATGATGTTCGCGTATCGAACGTTACTCCGGTACATCCAAAGCTACATCCTGGCCCATTGCAACAGTACGAATCGTACTCACAGCCAGCTAGTCCTTATCACTATCAGCTGCAGGCTGCGCATGATCCACACTCATTGCACCTGGAAGGTATGCATCGGTTAGAGTCGATGCCACCCTTAACCACTGCGCCAACACTGGATAGTGCGATGGGTCAGGAAGTGTATGAGGAGGAGCTTGCTCAAGCACAAGAGGATAGACTGTACGCACAAAACAGCGGTACACCGTTCCATGAACCGGTGAGACAGCAGACAAG GAAAATGACGGCTCAATCGACGAGTCCACGACAGGACGAGCGTGCTCTGAAGTACACCGACTCACCACAACACTATCTACCTTCGACAATGTCAACAACGAGCGGGCTCGGATCGAACTACACCCCATCGGGACCAAGCTCCTCATTCAGTGTCGGAGCCGGAACGCAACCACCGACTCCATCACCTCGGCGTAAGTCTAGCGCCACATCCTTCATGGATTACGGTGACCTGCCGGAGGAACGTGAAAGTAGAGCGGGTCTCTACATTCCGGGCGAGTACGACGGCTATACGCAGCATAATCCTATCTTTAACATGACCAATCGAGGTGCTACTAGTAGTTACTTAG GATCGCATTACTTTCCATATCGGCCAGCGATTAACTTTGCGTTCGAGCGTGAAACGAAATCGTACGGCGGAGAACCGGTGTATGAGGATCACCATTACGACAGTGCCTCGTACCACGATTATGCGTACGAAGGATCTACAGGGACGGCTGGTGCTGGAAGTTTAAGATCAACGGGTACACGTGTTCCGACGATGGGCATCAGCGCAACGGGCCATCGAAGGACACACTCGAACGTTTCAAGCACTATGCTCAGTAGCAACGTTAACCAAGGGTTTCACATGGAGGGAGACGAGATGAGTGCACGGCTGTTAGATGAAGCGACGTACAAGTTTGGAGATATGTATCTGGCAAGTGGCGGTGGTACAGACACTCCAACGCCTGGTCGTTTACCACTTGCGAGCACGTCGAAAATGCACGAACCTCCGGCAGCCTTCCAGGCAACGAGTCGTATGCATCAGTACGAAAACATACCGAATTTCTTCCGTAGACAGACGAGTCTGCAAGCACATTACCCTTCTGCAAGTAGTCACGGTGGACATCTGTCAGGTGAGTTTATGAGCGGGATCGAACAGGAAGAGCGTCCATACACGGTGCTAGGTTTGGATCatggcgatggtggtggatCGCTGGCGACCAGTTTCATCCGACCACAGACGAAACTTCGCTCCAGCATGAAGAAGTACACCCATTCTCATCCGACGCATCAGTCGCAAGCAGGATCCGCCAGCTCCCAGACGAAGTACGGTGGAACTGGTGCTGGCTACGTTGCGCACGGTGGTACTGCTAGTACCACCAATCAAACGCCTCCCGACAGCCTTACTAGCGATGACAGTTCGTACCTGAGCGCGAAGGACAATTCGTCCTCAATTTCCTCTCAAAGCCGTGTACGGTTCACACCGGAAATTGTACTCGACGTAGATTCCCCTTTACAATCTCCGACGGGCTTTGTGGGGGGTGGTGGAAGTGCAGCTGGATCCTCTTCCGGACATGGTACGAAGGATCGGCGCAGCTCATCGTCTGGTAGTACGATGCTGACAGCCACACCCGGTTCTGGAGCGTCCTCGACTTCGATTTCAGGACGACGATCGAATGCTTGCGATACGAGCCAATCCTAG